The genomic DNA GACGTAGAAGTGGCACCAGTCCTGGAGCGTCGCCGCCAGCATCGGGCAGCGCTGGTCGTGGAGGCAGGGGGCCAGGACGCTGAGCTCGCCGCCTTCCAGGAGATGGTCGCGCAGCGCCATCAGCTCGCGGGTCGGCCGCTTGAGGGCCGGCTCGAGGATGGCGAGCAGGCCTGACTTGGCCAGGTGCCTTTGCAGATGGGGAATCAACCATTCGGCCCGTTCTTGGGCGCCGAGCTGGACCAGCTCGTTCAAGACGTGGCTCATCAAGATCAGGTCGTATTCGCCGGCGAAGCGGAAGGCGTTGAGCCAGGACTTGATCGGCTTGAGCTCGGCCTTGGGCGAGCGGAAGCGCAATAAGTTCTGGGCGTCCTGGAGGATGGCCGGGTTCTGCTCGACCAAAGTGAGCTCGAGCTTGGCCCCGGGGTTCCGCTCGAGCAGCAGCTGGGCGAAGGCCAGCGAGACCGAGCCCGGGCCGCAGCCCAAGTCGATCACCCGATAGGAATCGCGGCGCCAAAACTCCCCGGGCAGGCGGCTCAGGACCTCGACGCCCTTGGCGTAGTTGATCGGCAGGAAGTAAAGCAAATAGGCGGCGCGAAGCTCGGGCCGGTTCAAGTAGCCGGCCTTCAGCTCGGCCCGCTCGCTGGTGAAGAGATCGCTAAGCTCGGAGACGCCCTTGGCAAAGAAACGGAGGTCCTCCTCGATGAAGGGCCGCTCGGCGAAGGCCGCCCGACGGGTGCCGCGATAGAACTCGCGCTTGACGTAGGCGAGGAGGAAGGCTTCGAGGTCGGTGGGGAATTGAATCATTTTGGTCTATTGTAGGGGCGACCGCAAGGGTCTCCCCTACACGTTTCATAAATCCTTCAAGCTAAACCGCAAACTAAATCGAATCGGTCCGGCATAATAAGGGAAGGGCGCCGCTCGCCGCACCGTCGCCAAGGCCTCCTCGTCGAGCACCGCGTAGCCGCTGCTCTTGCTCAGCTCGACGAAGTCGAGCGAGCCGTCGGGCCGGATCGCGAAATTGATTCCGCAAACGCCCTCCAAGCCCTCGCTGCGCGCCTGCCGGGGATAGCGTTTGGCCCGGGCGATCTTGTTGCGAATCTTGGCCAGCACCGCGTTGGCTTCGCCGCCCTGGCCGGAGCCGCCGCTGCCCAAGGCGCCGGTTCCGCCCGGTCCCTGGCCCGAGCCTTCGCCGCCGCCCTGGCCTTGGCCCAAACCCTCGCCGCTGCCTCCGCCGGGGCCGGTCTGGGCGCCTTCGGTGTCGCCCACCCCGGGACCTTGCAAGCCGGCGCTTTTTTCGCTCTCTTTTTTAACCGTCGCTTCCGGTTTCGCCGCCGCGGGAAGCGACGGCCCTTGCTCGGCCGATTTTTTCTTCGGCGGCGGCGGGGCTTCGCGCGGCCGCGCTTTCTCGCCTTCAGCCGATTTGGCTTCGGTTCCGCTCAGATCCTCGCCGACCGGCGCGCCGCGGCCGCCTTCGCCGCCCAGGCCCGTGCCGCCGGGATTCAGATTGAACCAGATCACGCCGCCGGCATCGCTCAAGGTCGCGGCCAGCTTGTCCCAGCGCCAGCTCAGGCGCCAAAAGAAGATCGCCAGCAGGACGTGGACCAGAATCGAGACCGCGATGGCGAAACCGATTTTATTCGAAGCGCGGTGGCTCATCGTTTCACCTTAAACGGGCTCCGGAGCTAGGGCAAGAGTGGCAGGAAGAAGGGCCGGCCGCTCTTCTCCTCGGTTCCGGCCCAAACTTCGGCGCCGAAAACTTCGCGGATCGTGGCGGCCTTGAGGACCTCGGCCGGCGGGCCGTCGGCCTTGAGCCGGCCCTCGGCCAGGAGCAGCAGCCGCTGGCAGGCGGTGGCGGCGAAATTCAAGTCGTGCAGCACCACGATCAGGGTCAGGCCTTGCTGGGCGTGGAGCCGGCGCAGCAGCCGGAAGATCTCGCTCTGGTGCTTCAAGTCGAGATGGGTGGTCGGCTCGTCGAGCAGGAGCAGCTTCGGCTCCTGGGCCAGGGCCCGGGCCAAGAGCACCCGCTCGCGCTCGCCGCCGGAGAGCGAGCGGACGTCGCGGCCGGCGAACTCCAGGCAGTCGGTCAGCCGCATCGCCTCCTGGGCGATCGCGAGGTCGCGGGGCCCCTCCCATTGGAAGCGTTTGAGATAGGGAGCCCGCCCCATCAAGACGACCTCGAGGGCGGTGAAAGGAAATTCGACGAAGGTTTCCTGGGGCAGGACCGACACCGAGCGGGCGAGCTCGTTCCGCGGAATCTCGCTCAAGGGCCGGCCTTGGAGCGACACTCGGCCGCTTTCCGGCCGCGAAACGCCGGCGATGAGCTGGAGCAGCGAGGTCTTGCCGCAGCCATTGGGCCCGAGCAGGCCGACGAACTCGCCGGCCTCGATCTCGAAGCTCAAGTCCCGAAACAAGGGTTGGGGGCCATAGCCGAAGCGCACGTTTTCCAGCGAGAGGATCGGGCTCACCAGACACCTCGGCTCGAAGGTTTCTTCAAGAGGTAGACAAAGAAGGGTCCGCCGACCAAGGCGGTGATCACGCCGACCGGCACTTGGGTTTGATAGGCCGCGCCGGCCAGCAGGCTCCGGGCGGCCCAGTCGGCCAAAACCAAAAAGCTGGCGCCGAAGAGCGCCGCCGCCGGCAGCAGGAGCCGGTGGTCCGAGCCCAGCTTCAGGCGCACCATGTGGGGGATGAAGAGGCCGACGAAGCCGATCAGGCCCGAGAGGCTGACCGTCGCGCCGATCATCAAGGAGGCCGCGAAGAAAAGATGGCGGCGGAATTTCTCGACGTCGAGCCCGAGATATTGGGCGGTGGCGTCGCCCATCGACATCAAATTCATCTTGCCGGCGTGGAAGAAAAGCAGGCTGAAGCCGAGGCCGACGAAGAGCGCGACCCAGCCGAGCTTGCCGTAGCTTTCGGCTTCGAGCGAGCCGACCATCAGGTACCAGATCCGATGAGCCTGCTCGAAGCTGACCAAGGAGTTGATGAACATGATGAGGGCGAAGCTGAAGGCGTTGAAGATGACACCGGTGAGCAGCAGGCTGTAGACCGGCAACCGCCCCCGGGTCTGGGCGATCCAATAAATCAAGAGCAGCGAGAGCAGCGAGGCGGCGAAGGCGATGAGGCTCACCCAGGCGAAGGGCAGGCCCATCGAAACCGAGACGACGCTGCCCAGCGCCGCCCCGCCCGAGACTCCCAGGATATAAGGATCGGCCATCGGATTGCGGAGCAGACTTTGGAAGGCGACCCCGCCGCTGGACAGGGCGAAGCCGACGATGACGGCCAGCAGGACCCGGGGCAGCCGCGAATAGAAGAGGATGTCGTGATCGGGGCTGCCGGGCTGGCCCAAGGCGACCCGCCAATCGAGCCGGCCGCCGCCCCAGGCCACCGAAAGGAAAACGGCCAGGGCCAAGAGCAGGGCCAGGATCGAAAGGGTGGTCCAAAATCGCTTTCCGGTAAGGGCCGCGGCCTTCATAAGTAGCCTTTTTTCCTCGTCTATCGTTAAATGACCAGCAATAATTCCGCGCACAACTCCCCGGTCGGTGGGGCGATAAGGGGGTCATAGGTTTCATTAAGAAGAGGCAAGGATGGGGGCCATCCAGCTACAAACAGCGGCCTTTCCGCGCGCTCTGCAGCGGGAAGCCGAGTCGCTTTCCCGCGAAAAAGACGTCGAAATCCAGGCCGACGCGCTGCGCTCCTTCGCCGCCCGCCTGGAGCGCCGCCACCCCGAGCTTTCCATTCAAATCTACGGCCTATTGGCCGAAGCGCCCACCACGCCGCCGGATCAGCGCAAAGTCGCCCAGGAGCGCTTCGACGCCCTGCAGGGGCGGGGGACCGGCGGGGCTCGTTGGGAGGCGATGATCGGGCGCTTTTTGCCGGAGGCCACCGACTACCGCATGATCGTGCCGATGATGGTCGCGACCTCGGTCGCCGGCGTGGTCCGGGCCGCGGCCTTGGGCCGCTTGGCCGGCAGCAGCGGCTCTTGGTTCTCCGGCCATCTCGGCGCCCGAATCGGCGCCGGCAGCATGGCTTTCGCCGCCGAAGTCCCGGCCTTCACCCTGAGCGGGCGGGCCTTGCATGCCCTGGGCGGCCGGCCCTCGGAGGCTCCCTTCAGCCAGGATTTGGCCGCCGCCGCTCTCAGCCTCGGCTGTCTTAAAGGCTTCGTCGGCTTGGGCGCCAAGATTTCGCCGAACCCGGCGCTGAGCGCGGCGGTCTTCGCCCCGGCCGGTCTTTACACCGCTCACGGGCTCGAGGAGCGGATGGGGTGGCGGCCGGCCAGCGATTCGACTTCGCGGGCTGTCGACGCGATCGCCGCCAGCCTGAGCTTGGGCATCGGTGCCCGGCTCGGCCGCGAAGCCTTGGGTGAAAGGTGGAATCGCCGATTCTCCGAGCTGGCGCTGCGGGCCGAGTCGGTCCGGCCGCGGCCCTTCGCGTTGGCTGAGGTTCGAGCGCCTTGGCTGCCCGAGCCGCTGCTGATGGCCGCCGAGTCGGGCGGGGGCAAGCCGCCCGCCGCCCCGGAGATTCCCCGGCCGGCCGAATCTTCCGAATCGGTTTCCAATCGGGAGTTCAAGAGATCCCGCGAAATTTTCCGGCTCAGCTTCATGGGCGACCCGGTCCGCAACATCGAGGCCCGCTTGGCGAGCTCGGCCCAGCCGCTTCGGATTCTCGACCTGAATCCCGGTGACGGCGCCACGGCCGGCGAGTTGCGCCGGCGTTTCGGCGACCGGGTGCGGGTCGAGACGGTCAAGGATCGTTTGGAAAGCGGCGATTTTCTCCAGGCCGATTTTGGGGGCCAGCGCTACGACCTGATTCTGGCGCTGCTCGGCGCGCCGGCCGCCGAAGGACAGCTCCTGCCGCTGCTCCAAAAGGCGGTGGATCATCTGGAGCCGGGCGGCGAGTTCACCGGCGCCTTCTCGGTCGCCGGCCTCAAGCACGCCGATGTCTCGACTTGGCGCGAGCTCGAGACCCTTCCCAAGATCCGCGCCGGTCTCGAGCGCGGATTGGCCCTTCGGCTGGAGCGGGCCGGCGGCCATTACATTTTCTACGGCCAGCGGCTCGGTGCGCCGAGCGAAATCCCGCTCCGGGAAATTTTAAGCCGGCCCGCGGCGGCCCCGGCGGCTTCGAGGCCCCAGACCTTGGCCTATCTCGAAAAAGGCCTGAAGGGGCAGGCCATGAAGGGCGCCGGTCGGGAGTGGTACCTGGAGGGCGGAGCGGCCAGCCGGATCGCCGAGGCTTTGCTCGAGCTCGGCGCCCAGGAGGCTTTGATATTCTGGCCGAACCTGCCGCAGATTTTGCTCGACCGCTTCGCGGCCGATTTCGAAAAAACCCATCACCGGCCGCCGGCGGCCCATGAAATCCAGCATTGGATCGACGGCCGCGAGCCCAGCGCTCTCCATAGCAAGGAAATTTTCGTCGACGAATGGCTCCGCCTGCAGGTCGAAAGGTCCCGCCAACTCGGGGCGGACCGGCCCAGCAAAATCCCCGGCGCCTTGCTCGGCGGTATCGTCGGCCTCGGCACCTTGCTCGGCTCGACCTCCGAGGCCTGGGCGGCCGCCAAGGCCGGGGCCGCCGGTTTGCCGGCCGCCGATCTCGCTTCGGTTTGGGATGGGACCTCGGCTGGACTGATCGCCGCGGCCGGTCTGGGACTGGTCGGATCGCTTATCCTGTTGCTGCGGGGCCGAGGCGCCAAAAAAATTCCGGCGCCACCCTTCAAGATGGACCCGAAAGAAAAGGATTTCTTCGATAAGGTCGTCGAAGAGTATTCCGTCAGCCGACCTTTCTACCGCCAAAACGATTCAAAAAGCTCTCATTGGATTCTGCAATTGCTCGCCCAGCATTACATTCGGGAGGAATTCAACGGCCGTAATCCCAGCCATCCGGTGGGAGATCGTCTCCTGATCCGGGCGGCCAATGCCAATCCGGCCCTCGTCTCCCGGCTTCCGGTCCGTTCCCGCATGATGATCGATCAAGTGCGTCGGCGGCAAACCAATCCGGCCGATGAGACCGGTCCCTTGAATTGGACGGTCAACACCGAGCCTGACTTGAGCAGCGAGGAGATCACCCAACCCGGCTTGCCCAAGACGCTGGGCCGTGGCCGCCGCGGGGGCTTCGGAGATTTGGGCGTCGGCATGCTGGCCCTCTTGAGCCCGCGCATCGCCGAAGCCAGCGACGGTTCGGTCTCACTTTCCACGATGGAGTGGGCTGCCGGTCTGGGAATAGTGAGCCTGGGCTTGCTCGGAGCCTATGGCCTGGGCCGCTGGGTCAGTGAATCCCAGCGTCGGCGCCGAATCGAGGATCTTCTTGCCGCCAGCCGAGTCCCACCGGAATGGGAGTTCCTGCCGCCGGCCAACCAACAGGGCCTTCTCCATTTGGAGAACGTGCATTTCATTTCGGAGCCGCCCCAGCTTCGCCGGGAGGAGATGGAGCTGGTCCAGACCGGCTCGGGAGCTCGCTGGTATCGGGTGGAGGCCGATTCCTTTCAACCCGGCTGGGTCAAGGCCGAGAGAAAGAAAATTTTTAGCATCCTGAAACGGCCCCACTTCGCGGCTTGGGAGCGGGAGCTGGCTTTGCAAGGCCTGCTCGAGCGCTTGGTTTACGGGATTCAGCGGCCCGAGGACGTCGGCCAGGCCGCCAAGCTGATGTGGGATCTGGCGCTGGCCCCCCGGGCCGGCGCTGCCGGGCGCCAATGGTACCAGGCGGCTTACTCGGCCTTCATCGGCTCGCCCAAGTTTTTCGGCGAAGGCGCCCCGCCGGTTTACCGCGAATGCATCCGGTTGCGCCGGATTTTCTCCGACGAAGAAACGCCTTTCAACCTTCGCTTGCTGGCCGTCGGCGCTTACAATCAGCTCGCCCGGCAGTTCGACTTCAATACCTCGGTGGGTCGCTTGGAGGCCAATGAGGGCAAGAAAGCCCTCCGTCGATTCCTGGAGGAAGGACTTTTTGTGCGCAGCAGCCGGCCTTTCATGGTCGTCAACGGCGCCTGGCACGACCTCGATCGGCGCCAGTTCCTCTGGCAGGCTGGCCAGCGGGTGGGCTTGAGGGCCGCCAGCGAGGATTGGGAAGGGAATGATTGACAAGCCCGGCCCCGCCGGGTTTCATCGCCGAAATTTTCCAGGAGGAACCATGTTTCGGCGCTTGCTACCTTTGCTCATTCCGCTCACTTTGGCCGCCTGCGGCAACGGCGGCGAACCTTTCGGCGACTTCAATGCCGTCGCCATGCTCGACACCCAGACCATCGTGGTCGGCGGCGGCGAGGGCGCGATCTTCACCAGCTCCAACGGCGGCGCCACCTTCTTCGGCCAGGACAGCGGGACCACCCGCCAGATCAACGCCATCAAATTCCTCGGCCCCGACCTGCTCGGTGCGGCCGGCGACGGCGGAACTTTCCTCAACGGCAGCAGTGGCGGCTCGGTTTGGGTCGAGCAGGACACCGCCAATTCCGATGACCTCAACGACTTCCAATTCGTCGACAGCCAATTCGGCATCGCGGTCGGCAACCGGAGCGTGATCCTGCGGACCTTCAACGGCGGGCTCGATTGGATCGGATCTTTTCTGCCGGCCCAGGTCGACCTGCAGGCGGTGGCCTTCGCCGACCTCCAAACCGGCTGGGTCGGCGGAGGGCTGGGCTCGATATACAAGAGCGTCGACGGCGGGCAGGCCTGGAGCCTTCGTTCCACCGGGACCCAATCGATGATCTTCGACATCTGGCTGATCGACGCCCAACGGATTTGGGCGGTCGGAGCGGCCGGCGCGGTCCTGTTCAGCGGTGACGGCGGCGACACCTGGGGTCCCCACGGGCCCGGCTCGGTGCCCAACGACCTTCATCGGATTTTCTTCCAGCCCGACGGCTTGACCGGGATCTTGCTCGGCAACCAATATCTCGCCCGCACCTTCGACGGCGGCGACACTTGGGAGAACCTCACGCCGAACCTACCGGCACCGCTGGTCGATTACGCCGACATGGCGGTGGTCGGCGACGTCGTGGTGGTGGTCGGCGAGGATGAAACCATCCTGCGCAGCGACGATTTCGGCTCCAGCTTCAGCGTGCTCTCGCTCTGATTTCCCCCCTTTGAAAAAGGGGGGCTGGGGGGATTTAAAGACGTGGCAGGTGCCTGAACGTGTTTGGGTATTATGCGACCGCTTCAAATCCCCCCTTTAATCCCCCCTTTTTCAAAGGGGGGAAAAACGATTTAGGATCTCCGCCAACAAAAGGAGGCTCCCATGAAGAGAATGATGATCGCCGCTGTCCTCTGCCTTGGACCCTGGGCCAACGCCACAGCCGCCACCGTGGCCGAGGTCGTCGCCGCCAAGGACCCCGCCTTCAGCACCGCCCTCGAGAGCGCCGGCTTGGCCTCGATGCTCAAAGGCGGCCTTTTCACCGTCTTCGTACCCAGCTCCGACGCCTTCGCCAAGGTCGACGGAAAATTACGGAGCGATCCGGATCGTTTGCGGGCGGTGCTGGCCTATCACATCGTCCCGGCCAAAGTGACCCCCGAACAATTGCGGCAGATGCTCGCGGCCAAGACGGTCAACGGCAAGGAGCTCAAGATCTCGAATAAAGGAGAAACGGTCCAGGTCGGCAGGGCCAAGGTCCTGCCGGGCGAAACCACGGCCAGCAACGGCGTGGTCTACGGCATCGACGCGGTGTTGATGCCATGAGCGATCATTCGGCGCCCTTGATCCCGACGTTGGGATCGGAATCGTCGGCGTCGCGGAACTGGAAGAGCAGCTGCACGAGCTGTTCTTTGGGCTCGTAGGACTGGCCGGCCGGGAAGCCGTCGCCGTCGCGGTCGGCATAAGGATCGCCGAGCCGAACCTCATTCACCGGGATCTCCTCGATCGAGGAGCCGAGCTTGGCGTTGATCGCCTGGATCCAGAGGTTGGCCGCGATGGCGTGGCCGCTGTGGCTGAAGTGGATTCCGTCGAGGCTGAAGAAGCCGCCCTTGCCCCATTCGTTGGTGTAAGTTTGAGCCCCGATATTCATCGGCGAAGTGAGCTGGCCGTGGAAATCGACCAGGGTGAATTCCTTGGCTTCGGCCAGCTCGGCCAGCGCCGCGTTGAGGGCCTGAACCCGGTCGCGGATCAGCTGGGCTTCCTCGGTCGTCATGACCGAAGCGTCGTTGAGGCGTTGATCCATGCTGTCTTCCCAGTCCTTGTCCTTCAGAAAGTCGTCATAGAGGTAAAGCGCCGCCGGCAGGCTGATCTTGGCGCCGGCCGGGACCTTGGCCGTCGGAATGGTCTTGCCGGTCCAGGCCTTCACGGTCGAAGGCGCGACCAGGTAGGCGACTTGGGGAATATCGGGAATATTGCCGACGAAGACCTTGGCGCCGGTTTCGGCCAAGGCCGCGAAGGCCGGCTCGAGGTTGGCTTTGAAATCCTCGGGCGAAGTCATTGCCTCGTTGATCGCCGCCGCGGTGTAATTCTCGTCGCCCTTCTTCAGGACCGCGCCGAGCACGTCGTTGTTGCCGATCCAAAGGGTGATGATCTTCGGGATGCTGGCGTCGCTGTCCTTCCAGCTCTGGGCGAGCCAAATCGCGGCGTCGAGCTGGCTGGTTTCAGCGTTGTGATGGTCGGCATCGGCGAGCGGAAAGAGGACTCGCTCGTGCAAGGGATCGCCGGCGGCCGGAGCTTCGGTGGCCGAGGCCTTGGTGCCGCTCAAGCTGGCCGAATCCTCGCCCGAGACCCCGAGGATGGTCGGGACATAATCGGGATTTTTGCGGGCGCCATCGACGTCGAGCAGCGGCATGGTCAGGCCGGTGCCGTAGGTCTTGGAGACCTGCTTGGCGACGAAAACCGCATAGCTGTAAGGCTGGGTGAAATGATTGGCGGTGCCGTCTTGGACGCCCATGGTCAGGCTGTCGCCCAAGGCGATGTAATTGAACTTGGGCATCGTCAGCGAGGAGCCGGTGTCGGTCTCGGTGTCATCGGGATCCACGGTCTGAGAGCCGGAACCGAGCAGTTCGCAGCCGAGGAGAATCAGGGCTAAGAGGAAAAAACCGAGTAAACGGAAGGGCTTTGCCATAGGTATACCTTCGAAATTTGGGCACTTTTTGGAGTCCTCGGGCTTATCGTCATGGCGGGGGAGGAATTGCGAGAATTTTTCGGGGCTGAATCCAGAATTTACCCTTTCGTCACAAAGGCTTCTGGCCGTTTGACGGAGCTGAAACAATGGTGCTAGCCTCGAAGGCCGTGCAATCGAGTTGGGAACATCATTATGTTAGCCAACGCCTCTCCATCCGGCTCCGTCGCTGAGAATTCCTACCACGAATTTTACGCGGATAACTTTGAGCCCCGCTCCCATTACCGGCTGCTCTGGGAGCATATCCGCCGGGTCGGGCAGGGCGGCCTTGCCCAGAAGAGCCGCGAAGCCCATTTGGCCCTCAGCACCGAGGGTGTGACCTTCACGGTCTACAGCGAGCAGGCCGAAGGCATCGAGCGGGTCCTGCCCTTCGACGTGATTCCCCGGATCATCCCGGCCGCCGAGTGGTCGGGCCTGGAAAAGGGCTTGAAGCAGCGGGTCAAGGCCCTCAATCTCTTCCTCAAGGACCTCTATCACGAGCAGCGGGTGCTGAAGGACGGGGTCATTCCGCCGGAGCTGATCTATCAAGGCAAGGACTTCCGCCGCGAGGTTTTGGGCATCGATCCGCCCCACGACATCTACACCCATGTCAGCGGCATCGACTTGGTTCGGGATCATGACGGCGGCTACCTGGTGCTCGAGGACAATTTGCGGACACCCTCCGGCGTCTCCTACATGATCGAGAACCGAATCCTCGAGCGCCACATCCTCTCCGAATTTTTCGCCAAGCACCGGGTCCGGCGGGTCGAGCACTATCCGACCTTGCTGCTCGAGGCCCTGCGCCACGTCGCGCCCCGCGGCCCCGGCGAGGCCGAGGTGGTGGTCCTGACGCCGGGCATCTTCAATTCGGCCTACTATGAGCACACCTTCCTGGCCAAGGAGATGGGCGTCGAATTGGCCGAGGGCCGGGACATGGTGGTGAAGAACAACATCGTCTATCTCAAGACCACCCGGGGCCTGCGCCGGGTCGACGTCGTTTACCGGCGGGTCGACGACGACTACCTCGATCCGCTCCATTTCAATCCCAATTCGATCTTGGGCGTCGCCGGCATCCTCAATGCTTGGCGGGCCGGCAATGTCGCCATCGTCAACGCCCCCGGCACCGGCATCGCCGACGACAAGGCCATCTATCCCTTCGTGCCGCTGCTGATCCGCTATTACCTGGGCGAGCCGCCCTTGCTCAAAAACGTCCCGACCTATCTGATGATCCGGGCCGAGGATCGGCAGCGGGTCCTGGACGACATCGAAAACATGGTCGTCAAGGCGGTCAGCGAGTCCGGCGGCTACGGCATGCTGATCGGTCCGGCGGCCAGTTCGGCCGAGCGCGAAGAATTCAGAAAAAGGATCTTGGCCAACCCGCGGAATTACATCGCCCAACCGGTGGTCCCGCTGTCGCGCCACATCTGCTATTTGGACGGCGAGCTCAGCTCGCGCCACATCGACCTTAGGCCTTACGTCATCTACGGCAAGGAGATCGAGGTCGTCCCCGGCGGCTTGACCCGGGTCGCGCTGCGCAAGGGTTCGCTGGTGGTCAACTCCTCGCAGGGCGGCGGGAGCAAGGATACATGGGTTTTAGCGGAGTGAGATCGATGATTTTCCCCCTTTGAAAAAGGGGGACTAAGGGGGATTTAAAGCGGTCGTTTGGAGAAAAAAGCCTGGAATCAAGCTCGATTGTTTTGCAACGGCTTTCAAATCCCCCCTGCCCCCTTTTTCAAAGGGGGG from bacterium includes the following:
- a CDS encoding small ribosomal subunit Rsm22 family protein, whose product is MIQFPTDLEAFLLAYVKREFYRGTRRAAFAERPFIEEDLRFFAKGVSELSDLFTSERAELKAGYLNRPELRAAYLLYFLPINYAKGVEVLSRLPGEFWRRDSYRVIDLGCGPGSVSLAFAQLLLERNPGAKLELTLVEQNPAILQDAQNLLRFRSPKAELKPIKSWLNAFRFAGEYDLILMSHVLNELVQLGAQERAEWLIPHLQRHLAKSGLLAILEPALKRPTRELMALRDHLLEGGELSVLAPCLHDQRCPMLAATLQDWCHFYVDWREPDHLQKLDKMVKNDNRFLKVAYLIAARSEAFASNRKEKLYRVVSNRMATRGKTEAVLCGPGGRMTLTRLDKERSEQNRGIDELRRGDLVEIPDYRGKGFEVSRKIRADKKFRVNKIT
- a CDS encoding energy transducer TonB is translated as MSHRASNKIGFAIAVSILVHVLLAIFFWRLSWRWDKLAATLSDAGGVIWFNLNPGGTGLGGEGGRGAPVGEDLSGTEAKSAEGEKARPREAPPPPKKKSAEQGPSLPAAAKPEATVKKESEKSAGLQGPGVGDTEGAQTGPGGGSGEGLGQGQGGGEGSGQGPGGTGALGSGGSGQGGEANAVLAKIRNKIARAKRYPRQARSEGLEGVCGINFAIRPDGSLDFVELSKSSGYAVLDEEALATVRRAAPFPYYAGPIRFSLRFSLKDL
- a CDS encoding ABC transporter ATP-binding protein translates to MSPILSLENVRFGYGPQPLFRDLSFEIEAGEFVGLLGPNGCGKTSLLQLIAGVSRPESGRVSLQGRPLSEIPRNELARSVSVLPQETFVEFPFTALEVVLMGRAPYLKRFQWEGPRDLAIAQEAMRLTDCLEFAGRDVRSLSGGERERVLLARALAQEPKLLLLDEPTTHLDLKHQSEIFRLLRRLHAQQGLTLIVVLHDLNFAATACQRLLLLAEGRLKADGPPAEVLKAATIREVFGAEVWAGTEEKSGRPFFLPLLP
- a CDS encoding iron ABC transporter permease, with the translated sequence MKAAALTGKRFWTTLSILALLLALAVFLSVAWGGGRLDWRVALGQPGSPDHDILFYSRLPRVLLAVIVGFALSSGGVAFQSLLRNPMADPYILGVSGGAALGSVVSVSMGLPFAWVSLIAFAASLLSLLLIYWIAQTRGRLPVYSLLLTGVIFNAFSFALIMFINSLVSFEQAHRIWYLMVGSLEAESYGKLGWVALFVGLGFSLLFFHAGKMNLMSMGDATAQYLGLDVEKFRRHLFFAASLMIGATVSLSGLIGFVGLFIPHMVRLKLGSDHRLLLPAAALFGASFLVLADWAARSLLAGAAYQTQVPVGVITALVGGPFFVYLLKKPSSRGVW
- a CDS encoding fasciclin domain-containing protein, with the translated sequence MKRMMIAAVLCLGPWANATAATVAEVVAAKDPAFSTALESAGLASMLKGGLFTVFVPSSDAFAKVDGKLRSDPDRLRAVLAYHIVPAKVTPEQLRQMLAAKTVNGKELKISNKGETVQVGRAKVLPGETTASNGVVYGIDAVLMP
- a CDS encoding SGNH/GDSL hydrolase family protein; this translates as MAKPFRLLGFFLLALILLGCELLGSGSQTVDPDDTETDTGSSLTMPKFNYIALGDSLTMGVQDGTANHFTQPYSYAVFVAKQVSKTYGTGLTMPLLDVDGARKNPDYVPTILGVSGEDSASLSGTKASATEAPAAGDPLHERVLFPLADADHHNAETSQLDAAIWLAQSWKDSDASIPKIITLWIGNNDVLGAVLKKGDENYTAAAINEAMTSPEDFKANLEPAFAALAETGAKVFVGNIPDIPQVAYLVAPSTVKAWTGKTIPTAKVPAGAKISLPAALYLYDDFLKDKDWEDSMDQRLNDASVMTTEEAQLIRDRVQALNAALAELAEAKEFTLVDFHGQLTSPMNIGAQTYTNEWGKGGFFSLDGIHFSHSGHAIAANLWIQAINAKLGSSIEEIPVNEVRLGDPYADRDGDGFPAGQSYEPKEQLVQLLFQFRDADDSDPNVGIKGAE
- a CDS encoding circularly permuted type 2 ATP-grasp protein, with the protein product MLANASPSGSVAENSYHEFYADNFEPRSHYRLLWEHIRRVGQGGLAQKSREAHLALSTEGVTFTVYSEQAEGIERVLPFDVIPRIIPAAEWSGLEKGLKQRVKALNLFLKDLYHEQRVLKDGVIPPELIYQGKDFRREVLGIDPPHDIYTHVSGIDLVRDHDGGYLVLEDNLRTPSGVSYMIENRILERHILSEFFAKHRVRRVEHYPTLLLEALRHVAPRGPGEAEVVVLTPGIFNSAYYEHTFLAKEMGVELAEGRDMVVKNNIVYLKTTRGLRRVDVVYRRVDDDYLDPLHFNPNSILGVAGILNAWRAGNVAIVNAPGTGIADDKAIYPFVPLLIRYYLGEPPLLKNVPTYLMIRAEDRQRVLDDIENMVVKAVSESGGYGMLIGPAASSAEREEFRKRILANPRNYIAQPVVPLSRHICYLDGELSSRHIDLRPYVIYGKEIEVVPGGLTRVALRKGSLVVNSSQGGGSKDTWVLAE